The segment TTTTGGGGATGGGCATCAATTACATTAAATATCTTATTTATATCTACCTGCTGGTAATCGTATAATGTTTTGTCATTCTTTTTTTCTTCAAGTCCAAAGGTCTCCACGCTCATATCTCTTATCTAAATAGCAATTTTGCAAAAATAGCAGATTTTTAGGCTAAAATGAAAATCCTGAGCAAAAATTAAAAAAATGATTTTTTCTGAAGGCTAAATATTCATTTTTATTACCTTTAATTTACACATCGCCAGAAAAGCTTTTCCTAAACCAACTCCCTAATACTGGCTTCATTAAAAGGCGTAATATTTATTTTTTCTACTATTCCCCCTGTTCATTAAACAAAGGTTTATGAACGGGAACATTTTTACAAACTCATCATTTTCTTAGAGAATGTATTCTTTTGAAAAAGCTCGAAAAAGAGTCAGTTCAAAGTTTATTAACTCTCTATTACGTAAAGAAATGGATAGAAAACACCTGCATTCTTAATAGTAAAAACTGGTATATCATTTTTTAAAAATGCGTGTATGCAAGTGGCTCTGCGGAATGAGATTTTTTTGAATAATCAAGGTGGGGATTTAGTTGATTATACATATGTGGCAGCAGGTCAAAAGGATTGAATTGACAATGAAATTTATAAAGTGGAAGTAGTTAACAAATAAGATTCTAAAGCTATAAACATATGACCTGAAAGAAGTACAATAATTGCAGATAATTAATATTTGTTGAACTGTTTTGGATTAACTAAAAAAGAATATTGTCCCTAATTATTATCTGCTTTTCCAAACAGCTTTTTACCCGAAAAGATCAGAAGAAAGGTATCTGTCACCTCTGTCACAAATTATTGAAACTACCACTCCTTCTTCAATTTCCTCACATAGTCGTACCGCTGCAGCAGTAGCTCCCCCACTACTCATTCCCGCGAAAACTCCTTCATCTTTAGCGAGGCGGCGTGTCATCTCTTTTGCTTCATCTTCAGTCACCTCCAATACCTTATCAACTTTTTTAGGATCAAATATTTTTGGAAGGTAAGCCTCCGGCCATTTTCTAATGCCTGGAATTTTTGCTTCATCTGCGGGCTGTACTCCTACTATTTGGACCTGTGAATTTTTTTCTTTAAGGAAAGTCGAGGTTCCCATAATCGTTCCGGTTGTACCCATGGATGAAACAAAATGTGTGATTTGGCCATTAGTATCCCGCCATATTTCAGGACCCGTGGTTTTATAATGTGCCTGCCAATTGTCGTTGTTGCTGAATTGATTGATCATAAAAAGCTTTTCCCTTTCAACTTTTTCTTCAGCATAATCCCTGGCTCCTTCTATTCCCGAATCAGCAGATGTTAAAGTAACTTTAGCACCATAAGCTTTCATAGTTTGCACCCTTTCAATGGTAGAATTCTCGGGCATCACCAACTCGATGTTTAATTTGAAAATTCCTGCGATCATTGCTAATGCTATTCCAGTATTTCCACTCGTTGCTTCAATTAATTTCGTCTCCCTTGTAATTTCCCCCCGGTCTAATGCACTTTTTATCATATTGTAAGCGGCACGATCTTTTACACTCCCTCCCGGGTTTTGCCCTTCCAGCTTAAGCAGTAAAGTAACTTTAGGATTTTTAATTAAGGTGGTAGTCTCTACTAAAGGAGTGTTTCCTATGAGATTAAGAATAGAGTTACTCATGTTTTTGCTGTGTTTTTAATATTGATCTGGGGGTTATGAGATACCATTGAATTTTCGGGAACAGATGATGTTAACCAAACGTTTCCGCCTATAATACTATTGGCTCCCACAGTTGTCTTACCACCTAAAATAGTTGCATTTGCGTATATAGTTACATTATTCTCGATGGTGGGATGCCGTTTAGTATTTCGCAGGCCTCGTTCTACAGATAAAGCTCCCAAAGTTACTCCCTGGTAAATCTTAACATTATCCTTTATTACCGTTGTTTCTCCAATCACAACCCCGGTTGCATGGTCTATAAAGAATGGAACCCCAATTTCGGCACCGGGATTAATATCAGTCCCCGTAAGTCTATGGGCACATTCTGTCATAAGACGAGGCACCAGTGGAACATTTATCTTATAGAATTCGTGGCTAAGCCTGTAAATAGCTATAGCAAAAAATCCAGGGTATGCAAGGTAAACTTCTTCAAGAGAGTTAGCTGCAGGGTCATTATCGGTTATTGCACGGGCATCCTCATTAAGTTTCTCCAGTATCTTAGGTAATTTTTCTAAATACGATTCCCAGATTTCTTTGCAGCTACTCCCAGGTTCCCAACATACCAATTCCGCAAGTTCCTTGAAGTCCTTTTCCAGCTTATCAATATTTTCCTCTCTGTAGCGTACCCCCGTCAAACAAAGTGTAAAATAATAATTTGGTAAAAGCTTCGGTTTTTTCCTTAATGGCATATTTGAGATTGGGTAACTGTTTTTGTTCCTGGATTAGCTGAATGATTTTTTTGCGAGTCATATTCCCAACATAGGTTTATCGTACTCAAATTTAAGCTTTCTGTAGTAACTGAAAGAAAGTCTTCCCCAATTTATTAGAAATATCTAATACTTAATTCTTCACATTTCCATGGCTTTTTCAGAAGAAAAGTTTAACAGCTTTAGCGTTGTTAAAAATATACTAATCAGAAGCTTGCGAAAATGATTTCGGGCTACTTTAGTACTTATTAACCATTTTAAAAATTTAATCATGGCACAGAATCAAAAATCTGACAAAAAGCAGGACTCTAAACAAGATCAAAAGAAAGCACCTGCAAAAAGCGGTTCACAAAGCGGAAACCAAAAGAAGGATAAAAAATAATCCTTTTTTCATTTTTAATTTGCCACCTCTAAACGGGGTGGTTTTTTATTTATATTGATCCGTTCACCTTTATGCTGCTATTTTTACTGTTTATGCCGTAACCCGGTTTTTTCTTCTCCATTTTTGGTGGAATGTGGGTAGATAAATTCACTGCAAAAGTTATGTTTAGGTATTTCCTAATTCTATTGACCCTCGGAATATTACCTTTTGCTTTTATGGAGAGTATTGTGCGCTTATAATTTTAATTCTTGCAGGCATTACTTTGGGCATAGGCGGAACCGTAAAAAACAGCAGTTATAGCCGAGATGTATGAAACCGATAAAATGAATGCAATACGCGGTATTTTATCATGTTCATAGTTTTTAGTACTGCATTAGGTCCCTTATTAGTAGGATTTTTATTAGACCTGAATATCTCTTTTGAAGCTATTATGCTTATAATATTCACAGGAATGTTCGTGGTGACGCTGAATTCTCAAGGATTAAAAACATAAAAGTTTATCTACCTAACTAAGCTAAAATGTCCTTTGATGTTTCTGAAACCCTCTATAAGTATTTCGTACCAATAATCTTCAGCAGGTAATGGTCGTCCATTAAAAGTACCATCCCACCTGAAGCCCACTCCCTTTCCGCTCTTCAGCAATTTCCCATAACGGTCAAAAAGTCTTATTTCTGAAAATTCAAAATACTCCACCCCTCTTAGCTCGAAGAAATCATTAGACCCATCATTATTTGGAGTAATAAATTGGGATACCACAATATGAGGAAATTGAAGACTTAACGTATTGCACTGCTGAAGATCCCTTACATAAGCCGTATATATACCGCCCCTTACAGAATTAAAAACATTTGATAATTGAAAATTCGTACCGTCCAAAGAAAATTCAAAGCGTTCGGGATTTTCCAGTTCAACTATTACTGTACTACCCTCTGATCTAACTTGTTGAATAACCGGAACTTCCACAGGTACAACATCAAAGTTCTTGCTTATACTACAACCTTCCTGTGTGGTTATGGTAACTCTGAAATTTCCTGCAACCATAGTATTTATACTTTGACTGGTTTCTCCTGTACTCCATAGATAATTCATATTTCCCACTCCCGCATTTAGCTCTAAGGATCCTTCGCTGCACAACTGCAGGATTTCATCCTCCACTTCAGGAACAGAATTTATTGTGAGAGTAACTGCAGTACGGGAACTTGGTTCGCAGGAACTATTTTTTACAGCTTCAGCATAATAGGTGCCTTCTTCTGTGGGTAAAAACGAAGAAGTTCCTGCGCTTAAAAGATTTCCTCCTGAAGCTGCATCGTACCAGTTCACAACTTCTCCTGAAGAAACGTTCACTCTTAAGGAAGATATTTCAGCATTACCACAAATTACAACATCACCAGAGCTTACAGGAGGATTAGGGGTTTCTATTACTTCAGCAAAAAAAGCTTCTGAGACAGAACTACATAAATTATTCGCCAGGTTTACTTCAGCTTCTGCTACCTTGACTCGATAATATTTTGAAGAGGACAATTGAGGAGTAACAAAAACGGCGTCTGTCTTACCCGGTATATCTGTCCAGATTTCGTTTTGAAGGCTTTCCTGCCACTGAAAAAAATGTTGGGTATACACAGAAAAGTCGGGAGTGGCTTCAAGAGTAAAACTTTGTGGAGTATCTTCAGCACAAATAGTCACTGAGTTTTCACCACTCACGGTTAACACTTCAGTAAAATCTCCACAGGATCTAAAGGTAATATCATCAATAGCTAAATCATTACCACAACCGCCTTCCCCGTTGTTGAACATCTTTAGGATTACAGAATTTTGTCCCGCGACAGTTTGAAAAGTTAAAGCATATTGCTTCCAGATTGGGGTAAAACTGGAGTTTATAGTTCCTGTACTCCCCTCTTTTAATTTATTAGTATCAGTCTCATCCCAAATTTCAAACCGCACGTTAATGGGAATTCCTCCATTAGGACAAACACCGCTTCCGGGGTCGTGTACATTTAATAGATAAGCTGAAAATTCGTAGCTCGAATTTTCACACAAACTCGACAATTTCAGTTCTGTAAAATTGTCCAGATGTATAACTGGCATTAACTACAAGTGCCTTTCCATTAGACTCTGTACCAGAGGGAAAATAAGAGTGCCAGGAAGGAATGTTCTGCCCGATCCTGTTAGAGATAGTATATTGTCCATCGCTGGGATCTCCAGTTACATAGGTATAGCTTGTAGCGTTTGATGGCAATGCGGGACCACTGTTGTCACCTGTACCAAATGTTTCCTGAAAGATTGGATCTCCTTTACTTCCTTCACAAAAACCAAGTTGGGCCATAAGTGGGGAGGAACAAAAAAGAAAGAGTAAGAAAAACCATCTTGTCATCAATTCCAAAGTATAATTAATGTCCCCGTATCTAATCATTCAAATTTGTCCAAAAGAGCTTCAAATTTTTCGGAGTTATTCCATCTTTGAAATTTAGCTTCCTCTTTCACTTTTAGTATTCTTACAACGAATTGGGAAGTTAAACCATTTTGAATTATGTAATCAACAGCTTGCTCAAAAGATTTGAAAATGCTTTTTATAAAGGCATCCGGAATTAAGCGATTATCTGCACTGTAAGTCTGAGCAATTTCAATGTTATAGAGCATTAGATCTGCTACCAAAGTAGGCTCTACTCCCAGAGTAAGAAAATTTTTAATTTGTTTGTGAGCGATAGAGCGCCGTGCTTTTGCCCTGCGTTTATTAGGCGGGAAATATTCTTTCGAGATTTTAAATTTTGCCTCGCCTACAAGTTTATCTTCTTTGGGGTTGAATATGAAATTATAAAAGGTACGCACATCTCCAAATCTTTGGTAAAGATCCATTACCTGCTCCTCCAGTTGTTCCTTTTTTAACGTAGATAGGTATTTTTTTAAAGCTTTCTTAATCATTTTAACTCCAGGTCAATTTTTAAAATAGCTTTTTCAAGTTTTACTGATATATCCTGAAGCAATCTTAACTGCTCATAAATTAATTGGGCTTCCTGTAATTTTTTCATGAAAAGGGCCTGTAGATATACCTGAATTTCTATCATTAATTTGAAGGCTTTTATAATTTTGCCTGAAATATTCTTCAGCTTCCTCCTGTTTTTCAACTTTTTGTTGAGAAAAGTTATTTTGTGAATTTAAAACTGCAAGGGAGTTTTCGAGGTGCTTTCCTATCCCGGCAGCATAGTTTAAAAGTTGCCCGGAGGCTTCGGTAGTCGTATGATTTTGAATGTAGGTTCCCATGGAGGCCAGTGAAGATAAGAAATTATGATTAAGTGCTGTAAGTTCATAAAATTTATCAAGGTTGTGTTGTTTCCTTTTAGGTTCCTGGGTCATACGTTGGAAAGCAGCACTTAAATCTCCCATTTTTAAAAAGGCCTGCTTCCGTGAAAGCTTGTAGGAGGTACGAATTTTTCCCTTTTCCTGATAATATTTTATTACCTCCTTAAAATATTCCCTGTTAGCAGCAACACTATCTGCGATCACAGATTTTATCCCGTAAATTTCCCAGGAAGGCCAGAGAAAGGTATTTCCTAAAGCGGCAAGCCCTGCCCCAATAATTGTATCAATTACCCTAAATTTTATAACATTTATTACATTAGGCTCTAACAATGCATAGACAAACACTATACTCAAAGTAATAAATACTGCAGATGCGCGATAATTCTTCTGTAACATTGCAAAGGCAAGGATTAGCGATAGTATTCCTAAAATCGCATACAATATAAGGTTATGGGTAAGTAAAACAATTCCTGTGGCTATTACAGCTCCTATAAGAGTTCCTATGGTCCTTTCCCTGAAGCGGGTTTTCGTGAGCCCATAAGTGGGCCGCATAATGACAATTATCGTTAGGAGTATCCAGTAAGAATTTTGTAAAGCAAAATAAGCGCCTACAATAAAACCCACCATTACAACTATAGCTATACGAAGCGAATGTTTAAAAACAGATGATTTAAAGCTGAAGTTTTCTAATAGTAAATTAGGATCGTATTCCTGGGGTGTAATAAATTTTACCGCTTCGTCCTTCCTCATGAATTTTATCTTCCGAAGATCTGGATTTTGAAGAAGACGTTCTATTTCTGAAATTTTGTGCACTTGCTTTTCCTGGTAATCATGTAAATTCTGGAGAATTACATAATCTTCTTCATCGCCTTGAAGGGTACTTAAAATCGCTTGATTTATATCTTTTAATCGAAGATTTAAATTAAATTTGATTAGGTTGTGAATTGTTGAAATTGATGCTCCCAAAGAACGAAGACTTTCTGCCATTTTTAAATTGAGGTGTTCAAACTTCTCAATTAAACCGGGGTATTTTTCCCTAAGCTTGTCCATAGTTTCATAATGTACCGGGTGTGACATAGCCTGTTCAAGAATATCTATTAATTGGATTAGTACAAGAAGCCTTTTTCTTTCAAAATTGGAATTTCCGGAAGTGGTCCTTGATGATATTAAGATATTCCTAAGAACTTCGTGTTTCTCATTAATACTTGTTTGAAGTTCAAGAAGGCGAAGGATGTTATCGCTTCGATCCTCCTTTTGGGAAATAAGCTTACCCCTAACCTGAAGATATTGCGCAGTAAGATCAAAAGTATCTGCCAGGTTTTCATCTGTGTGGGCTTTTGGATAAAACCAGTGCCAAAGATTTGAAAGGCAGAGATACCATAATCCCCCGGCTCCTATTATTAATGCACGTTCATAGATCTCTAGAACATTAGATATATTAGCAAAAGAAAGCACCAGAGCGAAAAGTCCTGAAAAACTTATAAAAGAAGCCCGGAAACCAAAAACTGAAACATAGGATAAGCAAAAAGTAACCAGGCCCAGAATAGGTAACCCATACAAAGAATCTTTTATAAAATATCCTCCTGCCAAACTACCTACCACTGCCCAAATAGCCGATAGAAAAATCCCATAATTCTTATGCCTTTGGCTGCCACTAACATCACTGGGAGAACTAAGTAAAGCTCCAAGAGAAATAGCCAGGCCTATTTCAAATTTCTCCAGCTGTACACCAACTGCAATAGGCAATGTAATTGCAGTACCTAAAATGCAGCCCTTGACAAAGTCTGTACTTTTGAAAAATTTGGAAAGTGCAGGAATAATATGAGAGAATGATAAGTTCAAAGACAAAGACTAATGTTGGAGATTTTTCTATGGCAAAGTTATAACCAAATGCGAATATCCTAATTGTTATTGTTTAAAAACAACAGAATATAATTAAAATAAGGGTTAATACATTCCCATCAGGATTAGAAAATACGAAGGAAATACCGTATTTTCCATTATTGAACTACAATAATAAGACTATGAATAAAAGTATTTATTTAAAGAAACGTCCTGAAGGAAAACCTTCTTTGCAGGACTTTGAGATTAAAGCATCAGAGGAACCAGTAATAAATGATGGAGAAATTTTATTAAGAAGTATTTATGTATCTGTAGATCCTTACTTAAGAGGTCGTATGAGGGATGAGAAATCTTATATAGCACCCTTTAATCTTGATGAACCCATTGAATCGGCCATAGTTGCTGAAATTATAGAATCCAGAAACTCCAATTTTAAACAGGGAGAATATGTAAGCGGGATGCTAAAATGGAAACTGGTACAAACTTCTACAGGAAACGGTTTAAATAAAGTTAATCCAGATCGTGCACCCCTATCTGCGTTTCTTGGAGTTTTGGGATTAACAGGAATAACAGCTTACCTGGGACTCGAGAAAATTGGAAGGCTACAACCTGGAGAGACCTTACTAGTCTCGGGCGCAGCAGGTGCTGTAGGAAGTATTGTGGGTCAAATTGGTAAATTAAAAGGTTGCAGGGTTGTAGGTATTGCAGGAAGTGACGAAAAAATTAATGAAATTTCCGGCAGTTTGGGCTTCGATGAAGGACTAAATTACAAAGCTGAAAATAATTTAAAAGCTGCTGTTTCAAAAGCCTGTCCTAATGGAGTTGACGTTTATTTTGACAATGTTGGAGGAGAAATTTTAGACGCCGCCCTCGCCAATATCAATAAGTTTGGAAGAGTTATAAATTGTGGAGCAATTTCTCAATATAATAACACCAAAATTCCCACGGGACCTCGTCCGGAAGGTATTTTAATTAAGAAAAGCGTATTAATGCAAGGCTTTACTGTGAGGGATTACCTCAAAGATTTTGGACTTAGCTATAAAACAACTTTCAACCTGGCTACAGGAGGATAAATTAAAATATTCTGAAACAATTGTAGAAGGTTTTGAAAATATTCCTCAAGCCTTTATAGACCTTTTTGAAGGTAAAAATAAGGGTAAAATGGTTGTAAAAATTTGATCAATAAAAAAACGAACTACCTGCTCTAAAACAGGTAGTTCGTTT is part of the Antarcticibacterium sp. 1MA-6-2 genome and harbors:
- a CDS encoding T9SS type B sorting domain-containing protein, producing MPVIHLDNFTELKLSSLCENSSYEFSAYLLNVHDPGSGVCPNGGIPINVRFEIWDETDTNKLKEGSTGTINSSFTPIWKQYALTFQTVAGQNSVILKMFNNGEGGCGNDLAIDDITFRSCGDFTEVLTVSGENSVTICAEDTPQSFTLEATPDFSVYTQHFFQWQESLQNEIWTDIPGKTDAVFVTPQLSSSKYYRVKVAEAEVNLANNLCSSVSEAFFAEVIETPNPPVSSGDVVICGNAEISSLRVNVSSGEVVNWYDAASGGNLLSAGTSSFLPTEEGTYYAEAVKNSSCEPSSRTAVTLTINSVPEVEDEILQLCSEGSLELNAGVGNMNYLWSTGETSQSINTMVAGNFRVTITTQEGCSISKNFDVVPVEVPVIQQVRSEGSTVIVELENPERFEFSLDGTNFQLSNVFNSVRGGIYTAYVRDLQQCNTLSLQFPHIVVSQFITPNNDGSNDFFELRGVEYFEFSEIRLFDRYGKLLKSGKGVGFRWDGTFNGRPLPAEDYWYEILIEGFRNIKGHFSLVR
- the cysM gene encoding cysteine synthase CysM, which encodes MSNSILNLIGNTPLVETTTLIKNPKVTLLLKLEGQNPGGSVKDRAAYNMIKSALDRGEITRETKLIEATSGNTGIALAMIAGIFKLNIELVMPENSTIERVQTMKAYGAKVTLTSADSGIEGARDYAEEKVEREKLFMINQFSNNDNWQAHYKTTGPEIWRDTNGQITHFVSSMGTTGTIMGTSTFLKEKNSQVQIVGVQPADEAKIPGIRKWPEAYLPKIFDPKKVDKVLEVTEDEAKEMTRRLAKDEGVFAGMSSGGATAAAVRLCEEIEEGVVVSIICDRGDRYLSSDLFG
- a CDS encoding DUF6155 family protein, which codes for MIKKALKKYLSTLKKEQLEEQVMDLYQRFGDVRTFYNFIFNPKEDKLVGEAKFKISKEYFPPNKRRAKARRSIAHKQIKNFLTLGVEPTLVADLMLYNIEIAQTYSADNRLIPDAFIKSIFKSFEQAVDYIIQNGLTSQFVVRILKVKEEAKFQRWNNSEKFEALLDKFE
- a CDS encoding FUSC family membrane protein; translation: MNLSFSHIIPALSKFFKSTDFVKGCILGTAITLPIAVGVQLEKFEIGLAISLGALLSSPSDVSGSQRHKNYGIFLSAIWAVVGSLAGGYFIKDSLYGLPILGLVTFCLSYVSVFGFRASFISFSGLFALVLSFANISNVLEIYERALIIGAGGLWYLCLSNLWHWFYPKAHTDENLADTFDLTAQYLQVRGKLISQKEDRSDNILRLLELQTSINEKHEVLRNILISSRTTSGNSNFERKRLLVLIQLIDILEQAMSHPVHYETMDKLREKYPGLIEKFEHLNLKMAESLRSLGASISTIHNLIKFNLNLRLKDINQAILSTLQGDEEDYVILQNLHDYQEKQVHKISEIERLLQNPDLRKIKFMRKDEAVKFITPQEYDPNLLLENFSFKSSVFKHSLRIAIVVMVGFIVGAYFALQNSYWILLTIIVIMRPTYGLTKTRFRERTIGTLIGAVIATGIVLLTHNLILYAILGILSLILAFAMLQKNYRASAVFITLSIVFVYALLEPNVINVIKFRVIDTIIGAGLAALGNTFLWPSWEIYGIKSVIADSVAANREYFKEVIKYYQEKGKIRTSYKLSRKQAFLKMGDLSAAFQRMTQEPKRKQHNLDKFYELTALNHNFLSSLASMGTYIQNHTTTEASGQLLNYAAGIGKHLENSLAVLNSQNNFSQQKVEKQEEAEEYFRQNYKSLQINDRNSGISTGPFHEKITGSPINL